One region of Gossypium raimondii isolate GPD5lz chromosome 6, ASM2569854v1, whole genome shotgun sequence genomic DNA includes:
- the LOC105771739 gene encoding putative glycine-rich cell wall structural protein 1 has translation MGWNKLSWVGLWVCLMVVVGYESVEGRKVEAEKKKPEWFFDGNPSWRIGGGGFRGGNSFGFGHSFSFGKGVGFTFGFGRPGYVQNGGGGGGGIGAFGKHYKENDKGHYYGGGGGGGGGGGGIGGGFGSCAGFGGGGFGGGGGGRAGNVGSQGNRVEEKKT, from the coding sequence ATGGGTTGGAATAAGTTAAGTTGGGTTGGGTTGTGGGTTTGTTTGATGGTAGTGGTGGGATATGAGAGTGTTGAGGGTAGGAAGGTAGAGGCGGAGAAGAAGAAGCCAGAATGGTTTTTTGATGGTAACCCCAGTTGGAGAATTGGCGGAGGTGGTTTTAGAGGGGGGAACAGCTTTGGTTTTGGACATTCCTTTAGCTTCGGCAAGGGTGTAGGCTTCACCTTTGGTTTTGGACGTCCTGGTTATGTTCAgaatggtggtggtggtggtggtggaatTGGTGCCTTTGGAAAGCATTATAAGGAAAATGATAAAGGACACTACTATGGTGGGGGAGGAGGAGGAGGTGGTGGTGGAGGCGGGATAGGAGGAGGTTTTGGGAGCTGTGCTGGTTTCGGTGGAGGAGGATTtggcggcggcggcggcggccGAGCAGGAAATGTAGGCAGCCAGGGCAACCGTgtagaagagaagaaaacatga
- the LOC105773606 gene encoding uncharacterized protein LOC105773606: MARRTTQVLDSIYLMNTVEIFRESIRVILLHPTHFHSISVFLFSPLPVSLFLSHFLLHHFPQIPSSAITITDNLFIHGLPNFPSKTLVHIIVCTPSSITFSLLGRAATIQAVSDSYNGIHLDGRRLFMRSGLAWIKLLHTRSWELLVILGLFGAMVVGLAVAPKMLYTFGISSVGMGFWGVVGLLGIPFCVMFAHVMVVGNMANVIAVLESECDGLGSLWKAKKLMEGRRQTGLMMALLSNIGLRVVECVFELRICRGICMWEIPVLISMYSSVLVLETVMNVVLYYACKS, from the coding sequence ATGGCAAGAAGAACAACACAAGTTCTTGACTCCATCTATCTGATGAACACTGTTGAGATTTTTAGAGAATCCATTAGGGTGATCCTTCTTCACCCTACTCATTTCCATTCCATCTCCGTTTTCCTCTTCTCGCCGCTCCCAGTTTCTCTTTTCTTATCGCATTTTCTCCTTCACCATTTCCCCCAAATACCTTCCTCAGCTATAACAATCACAGATAATTTATTCATACACGGGCTGCCAAATTTCCCGTCCAAAACACTAGTTCACATCATCGTATGCACCCCTTCTTCCATTACGTTCTCTCTTCTTGGAAGAGCAGCCACCATCCAAGCAGTTTCAGATAGTTACAATGGCATACACCTTGATGGAAGAAGGCTATTCATGAGAAGCGGTTTGGCTTGGATTAAGCTTCTCCACACAAGGTCTTGGGAGCTCCTCGTTATACTAGGCCTGTTTGGAGCAATGGTGGTTGGTTTAGCAGTGGCACCAAAGATGCTTTACACATTTGGAATCAGCTCAGTTGGAATGGGGTTTTGGGGTGTTGTGGGGTTGCTAGGGATACCTTTTTGCGTGATGTTCGCACATGTAATGGTGGTGGGGAACATGGCAAACGTGATAGCAGTATTGGAGAGTGAATGTGACGGACTTGGTTCACTATGGAAAGCTAAAAAGCTTATGGAAGGAAGACGACAAACAGGCTTAATGATGGCATTGTTGAGCAACATAGGGTTGAGGGTAGTTGAGTGTGTATTTGAGTTGAGAATATGCAGGGGAATCTGTATGTGGGAAATCCCTGTATTGATATCAATGTATTCTTCGGTTCTTGTTCTTGAAACAGTCATGAATGTTGTATTATATTACGCATGTAAATCTTGA
- the LOC105773605 gene encoding DNA mismatch repair protein MSH7 has protein sequence MQRQKSILSLLQKPSPASQNGAVGEVKGQGASLFPSKQNLNGDVCGSSLEVTGTDTPPEKVPRKVLPVNFASNAEARGSSSLFSSIMHKFVKADDRENGSQRNQAADKSSDVEELPRVELTAKPSEKVNVLNVENDDDLRPETPATRPGVSRFKRIQDYFPTFGDKDDSLLDSSKRIKLLQESIVGNNNHKNDSDVASKFEWLDPSRIKDANGRRPSDPLYDKKTLFIPPDVLKNMSASQKQYWGVKCQYMDIVLFFKVGKFYELYEIDAEIGHKELDWKMTVSGVGKCRQVGIPESGIDDAVQKLVARGYKVGRMEQLETSQQAKARGANSVIQRKLVQVITPSTAVDGNIGPDAVHLLAIKEGNYGVENGSTTYGFAFVDCAALKFWVGSISDDATCSALGALLMQVSPKEVIYEHRGLSREAHKALKKYSFSGTTAVQLSPGFSTDFLDASEVRNMIQSKGYFKGSPNSYFNAFDGVVHHDVAVCALGGLVSHMSRLMLKDILQSGDVLPYHVYQGCLRIDGQTIVNLEIFSNSADGGSSGTLYKYLDNCVTSSGKRLLRNWICHPLKDVDSINKRLDVVEELMSHSEIMLIIGQYLRKLPDLERLLGRVKASIQSSASLALPMIGKKVLKQLVKAFGTLVKGLWSGMDLLRLLQKDADMVSLLSKVFKFPILSGANGLDEFLTQFEAAIESDFPNYQNHDLTDSDAETLSILIELFIEKASQWSQVIHALNCIDVLRSFAVTASFSSGTMARPVVLPQSKTITSNQGGPILKITGLWHPFALGENGVLPVPNDIFLGEGVNDYTPRALLLTGPNMGGKSTLLRATCLAVILAQLGSFVPCETCVISLVDTIFTRLGATDRIMTGESTFLVECTETASVLQNATQDSLVLLDELGRGTSTFDGYAIAYAVFRHLVEKVHCRLLFATHYHPLTKEFASHPHVILQHMACSFKMKSEGYSKGEQEPSFLYRLTNGACPESYGLQVAIMAGIPEKVVEAASKAGQVMKISVGESFKSSERRSEFSTLHEEWLRSLVSVSQVENCNFDDGDYDTLFCLWHELKNSYGASN, from the exons ATGCAGCGCCAAAAATCGATACTCTCGTTATTGCAAAAACCTTCGCCGGCGAGCCAAAACGGCGCTGTCGGTGAGGTAAAAGGTCAAGGAGCTTCTCTGTTTCCTTCTAAACAGAACCTGAATGGCGACGTTTGTGGCTCCTCTTTAGAAGTCACAGGCACTGATACTCCACCGGAGAAGGTGCCTCGTAAGGTTTTACCGGTAAACTTCGCATCGAATGCCGAGGCTAGGGGTTCCTCTTCTCTGTTTTCTAGTATCATGCACAAGTTTGTGAAGGCTGACGACAGAGAAAATGGAAGTCAGAG GAACCAGGCAGCTGACAAATCTTCTGATGTGGAGGAATTGCCTAGGGTTGAGCTAACTGCTAAACCATCTGAAAAGGTCAATGTTCTAAACGTCGAGAATGATGATGATCTCAGACCTGAAACACCTGCTACACGACCTGGTGTTTCCCGTTTCAAGCGAATTCAAGATTATTTCCCTACTTTTGGGGATAAGGACGATTCTTTATTAGACTCCAGTAAAAGAATAAAGCTTCTCCAGGAATCTATTGTTGGGAACAATAATCACAAGAATGATAGTGATGTTGCTAGCAAATTTGAGTGGCTTGATCCTTCTCGCATAAAGGATGCTAATGGAAGAAGGCCTAGTGACCCCCTTTACGACAAGAAGACTCTTTTTATACCTCCCGATGTTCTCAAGAATATGTCAGCATCTCAAAAACAATATTGGGGTGTCAAATGTCAATATATGGATATTGTTCTCTTCTTTAAAGTG GGAAAATTCTATGAGCTTTATGAGATAGATGCTGAAATTGGCCACAAGGAGCTTGATTGGAAGATGACAGTAAGCGGAGTAGGCAAATGCCGCCAG GTTGGTATACCAGAAAGTGGAATTGATGATGCTGTTCAAAAGCTAGTTGCTCGCGG ATACAAAGTGGGACGTATGGAGCAGTTAGAGACATCTCAGCAAGCAAAAGCTAGGGGTGCAAATTCt GTCATTCAAAGAAAGTTAGTTCAAGTGATCACCCCATCAACAGCAGTTGATGGTAACATTGGACCTGATGCTGTTCATCTACTTGCTATAAAGGAG GGCAACTATGGAGTTGAGAATGGTTCAACTACATATGGGTTTGCTTTTGTTGATTGTGCTGctctaaaattttgggttggTTCTATTAGTGATGATGCTACTTGTTCTGCTCTGGGAGCTTTATTGATGCAG GTGTCTCCTAAGGAAGTCATATATGAACATAGAG GGCTGTCCAGAGAAGCTCATAAAGCACTAAAGAAGTACTCATTTAGTG GAACTACAGCAGTTCAACTGAGTCCTGGATTCTCTACTGATTTTCTGGATGCTTCTGAAGTTAGAAATATGATTCAGTCAAAAGGGTACTTTAAGGGGTCGcctaattcatattttaatgcTTTTGATGGTGTGGTGCACCATGATGTTGCAGTGTGTGCTCTTGGTGGATTAGTCAGTCATATGTCACGATTGATG CTGAAGGACATTTTACAGAGTGGAGATGTCTTACCCTACCATGTTTATCAAGGTTGCCTCAGAATTGATGGGCAGACAATAGTAAATCTTGAGATTTTCAGTAATAGTGCTGATGGTGGTTCTTCAG GTACATTGTATAAGTATCTTGATAACTGTGTGACATCATCTGGTAAGCGCCTCTTAAGGAACTGGATTTGTCATCCACTGAAAGATGTTGACAGCATTAATAAAAGGCTAGATGTGGTTGAAGAACTCATGTCACATTCAGAAATTATGTTAATCATTGGTCAATATCTTCGCAAACTTCCAGACTTAGAAAGGTTACTTGGACGTGTTAAGGCTAGCATACAATCATCAGCTTCTCTCGCTCTTCCCATGATAGGCAAAAAAGTACTCAAACAACTG GTAAAGGCTTTTGGTACACTTGTCAAAGGTCTCTGGAGTGGAATGGATTTGTTAAGGCTATTACAAAAGGATGCAGATATGGTATCTCTATTATCAAAAGTTTTTAAGTTTCCAATTCTAAGTGGTGCTAATGGGCTTGATGAATTCCTCACTCAATTTGAAGCAGCCATAGAGAGCGACTTCCCAAATTACCAG AACCATGATTTAACAGATTCGGATGCTGAAACACTTTCCATACTGATCGAGTTATTTATTGAAAAAGCTTCTCAATGGTCTCAAGTTATTCATGCCCTAAACTGCATCGATGTACTAAGATCTTTTGCAGTAACTGCAAGTTTTTCATCTGGGACTATGGCAAGGCCTGTTGTATTGCCCCAATCAAAAACCATAACCTCTAATCAAGGAGGACCAATACTTAAAATTACAGGGCTTTGGCATCCATTTGCCCTTGGGGAGAATGGTGTACTGCCTGTCCCAAATGACATTTTCCTTGGTGAAGGTGTAAATGACTATACTCCTCGTGCTTTGCTATTGACTGGACCGAACATGGGTGGAAAGTCAACTCTCTTGCGTGCCACTTGTCTGGCTGTTATACTGGCCCAG TTGGGAAGTTTTGTGCCCTGTGAGACATGTGTTATCTCACTTGTGGATACAATCTTTACAAGGCTTGGTGCTACTGACCGGATCATGACTGGCGAGA GTACCTTCCTTGTGGAGTGCACTGAAACGGCATCAGTTCTTCAAAATGCCACCCAAGATTCTCTTGTTCTTCTCGATGAGCTGGGTCGAGGAACAAGCACTTTTGATGGATATGCTATTGCATATGCT GTGTTCCGCCATCTTGTTGAAAAGGTTCATTGTCGGCTGTTATTTGCAACACATTACCATCCACTCACAAAGGAATTTGCATCTCATCCACATGTTATACTGCAACACATGGCTTGCTCTTTTAAGATGAAGTCTGAAGGTTATTCTAAAGGTGAGCAAGAGCCAAGTTTCCTATATCGGCTTACTAATGGAGCATGCCCGGAGAGTTATGGTTTGCAAGTTGCAATCATGGCTGGGATCCCAGAAAAGGTAGTTGAAGCTGCCTCAAAGGCTGGACAAGTAATGAAAATAAGTGTTGGGGAAAGTTTTAAGTCAAGTGAACGGAGGTCAGAGTTCTCAACTCTCCATGAAGAGTGGTTAAGGAGCCTAGTAAGTGTCTCACAGGTTGAAAATTGTAACTTCGATGATGGCGATTACGACACATTATTTTGCCTGTGGCATGAGCTAAAAAATTCATATGGGGCCAGCAACTAA
- the LOC105773895 gene encoding multiprotein-bridging factor 1c, which produces MPTRFGGAVTQDWEPVVLHKSKPKAQDLRDPKAVNRALRSGAPVQTIKKFDAGSNKKTAGPVVNARKLDEGTEPAALDRVPTDVRQTIQKARLEKKLSQAELAKLINEQLKVVQEYENGKAVPNQAVLAKMERVLGVKLRGKSGK; this is translated from the coding sequence ATGCCGACCCGATTTGGTGGAGCCGTGACTCAGGACTGGGAGCCCGTTGTGCTTCACAAGTCTAAACCCAAGGCTCAGGACCTACGCGATCCCAAGGCCGTGAACCGAGCGCTGCGGTCGGGTGCACCGGTTCAGACCATCAAGAAATTCGATGCTGGATCGAACAAGAAAACGGCGGGACCAGTGGTGAACGCTAGGAAGCTTGACGAAGGGACGGAACCGGCAGCTTTAGACCGGGTTCCTACGGATGTTAGGCAAACCATACAAAAGGCCCGGCTGGAGAAGAAGTTGAGTCAGGCTGAGCTAGCTAAGCTGATAAACGAGCAGCTCAAGGTGGTTCAAGAGTACGAAAACGGGAAGGCAGTGCCTAACCAAGCTGTGTTGGCCAAGATGGAAAGGGTTCTCGGCGTGAAATTGAGAGGCAAGTCAGGGAAATGA
- the LOC105773894 gene encoding aldehyde dehydrogenase family 2 member C4, which produces MGSHCESSVKIPPIKFTKLFINGNFVDSISGKTFDTIDPRTGEVITKVSLGDREDVDLAVKAARHAFDYGPWPRMSGSERGRMMMKLADLIEENVEEIAALDAVNGGKLFTLCKAIDIPGAARTLRYYAGAADKIHGTVLKMSKGLQGYTLREPIGVVGSIIPWNFPTTMFFMKAAPALAAGCTLVVKPAEQTPLSALYYAHLAKLAGIPDGVLNVVNGFGETAGAAISAHMDIDKVTFTGSTEVGRKIMAAAAASNLKPVSLELGGKSPLLIFDDADIDQAADIAFRGMFYNKGEICVASSRVYVQEGIYEKLVKKLVEKAKATVVGDPFDPQVNQGPQTDKKQFEKILSYIEHGKREGATLLTGGKHVGQKGYYIEPTIFTDVNEDMIITKEEIFGPVMSLMKFKTMEEAIKRANNTTYGLASGIITKNLNVANTVSRSIRAGVVWINCYTAFDVDCPYGGYKMSGFGRDFGLDALNQYLQIKSVVTPIHDSPWH; this is translated from the exons ATGGGCAGTCACTGCGAGTCTTCTGTCAAGATTCCACCGATAAAATTCACCAAGCTCTTTATCAATGGCAACTTTGTGGATTCTATTTCAG GGAAAACGTTTGATACAATTGATCCAAGAACAGGGGAGGTGATAACAAAAGTTTCGCTAGGCGATAGGGAGGATGTTGATTTGGCTGTTAAGGCTGCACGTCATGCTTTCGACTATGGCCCCTGGCCTCGCATGTCCGGCTCT GAGCGAGGAAGGATGATGATGAAGTTGGCAGACTTAATTGAAGAAAATGTAGAAGAAATAGCGGCATTAGATGCCGTAAACGGGGGCAAGCTATTTACTCTTTGCAAGGCCATCGACATCCCAGGAGCAGCAAGGACTCTGCGTTACTATGCGGGTGCAGCCGATAAAATTCATGGAACAGTGTTAAAAATGTCAAAGGGACTTCAAGGCTACACTCTCAGAGAACCTATTGGCGTTGTGGGAAGTATAATCCCTTGGAATTTCCCCACTACCATGTTCTTCATGAAGGCTGCCCCAGCATTAGCAGCTGGCTGCACCTTGGTCGTCAAGCCTGCTGAGCAGACTCCTCTGTCAGCCCTTTATTATGCTCATCTTGCTAAGCTGGCTGGTATCCCTGATGGAGTGCTCAATGTAGTGAATGGATTCGGAGAGACTGCTGGAGCTGCCATTAGTGCTCATATGGACATTGATAAAGTGACTTTCACAGGGTCTACGGAAGTTGGGCGTAAGATAATGGCAGCAGCGGCAGCAAGTAATCTAAAGCCAGTGTCACTGGAGTTGGGAGGCAAATCGCCTCTCTTAATATTTGATGATGCTGATATTGACCAGGCTGCAGATATTGCTTTCAGAGGCATGTTTTACAACAAA GGAGAAATTTGTGTGGCGAGTTCTCGTGTTTATGTTCAAGAAGGTATTTATGAAAAACTTGTGAAGAAATTGGTAGAGAAGGCAAAAGCAACTGTTGTTGGGGACCCTTTCGACCCTCAAGTTAATCAAGGACCCCAA ACTGATAAGAAGCAATTCGAGAAAATTCTATCTTATATTGAGCATGGAAAGAGAGAAGGAGCTACTTTGCTAACAGGGGGCAAGCATGTCGGCCAGAAAGGATACTACATCGAGCCTACCATATTTACTGATGTTAAT GAAGACATGATCAtaacaaaagaagaaatttttggCCCGGTGATGTCGTTGATGAAATTCAA AACAATGGAAGAAGCAATCAAGAGAGCAAACAACACAACTTATGGCCTGGCATCTGGGATTATAACAAAGAACTTGAACGTGGCTAACACCGTATCGAGATCAATCCGTGCCGGCGTGGTTTGGATCAATTGTTACACTGCATTTGACGTGGATTGCCCCTACGGTGGATACAAGATGAGTGGATTCGGAAGGGATTTTGGACTGGATGCCCTTAATCAGTATCTTCAAATCAAGTCTGTCGTAACTCCCATTCATGATTCTCCGTGGCACTAA